The following proteins are encoded in a genomic region of Ornithodoros turicata isolate Travis chromosome 6, ASM3712646v1, whole genome shotgun sequence:
- the LOC135397445 gene encoding uncharacterized protein LOC135397445, with translation MSNGDPQAPAQPQPPSLAGVAVKLPPYFDRNPAVWFLQAEAQFNLAGVSSQQTRYYHVISALTPAAAEEVYDILAAPSPTTPYDQLKKALLQRTTASDRSRIQQLLSAEELGDRRPTQLLRRMRQLLGSQPTATDDTFFRELFLQRLPQNVQMVLATASDMSLDKLATLADAVFEVANPAVSAVIPATSAQPSPSPPTQPPHSSDVAELCREVKNLTALIAASHVSPHVRDSSRRRTSRSPRRFRHRSPTPRDSSPAHTVCWYHRKFGADARHCFLPCSWQPGNPAVDH, from the coding sequence ATGTCCAACGGCGATCCACAGGCCCCGGCTCAGCCCCAACCGCCATCTCTGGCAGGCGTCGCCGTCAAGCTTCCACCTTACTTCGACCGTAACCCGGCAGTCTGGTTTCTTCAAGCGGAGGCCCAGTTCAACCTTGCCGGCGTGAGCTCACAGCAAACCAGATACTATCATGTCATATCAGCCCTTACACCTGCTGCTGCAGAAGAGGTGTATGACATTCTTGCGGCCCCTTCACCCACAACCCCTTACGATCAGCTGAAGAAAGCGCTGCTCCAGCGAACCACGGCTTCTGACCGATCTCGCATCCAGCAACTTCTATCTGCTGAGGAGCTGGGGGATCGTCGTCCAACACAGCTTTTAAGGCGCATGCGTCAGCTGTTGGGTTCCCAGCCGACAGCGACCGACGACACCTTCTTCCGTGAACTATTTTTGCAGCGCTTGCCGCAGAATGTGCAGATGGTTCTAGCCACTGCCTCTGACATGTCCCTGGACAAACTTGCCACCCTGGCTGACGCTGTGTTTGAGGTCGCCAACCCCGCGGTTTCTGCAGTCATCCCCGCCACCTCTGCACAGCCGTCGCCATCACCACCGACGCAGCCGCCGCATTCCTCTGACGTTGCGGAACTTTGCCGCGAGGTCAAGAACTTAACCGCACTTATTGCCGCCTCCCATGTCTCGCCACACgtccgcgattcctctcgccgCCGTACAAGTCGCAGTCCTCGTCGTTTCCGGCACCGTTCACCGACTCCACGCGATTCCAGCCCAGCTCATACGGTCTGCTGGTACCACCGGAAATTCGGAGCCGATGCA